In Rhizobium sp. N324, a single genomic region encodes these proteins:
- the purL gene encoding phosphoribosylformylglycinamidine synthase subunit PurL, protein MTIPNTIAITPELIAGHGLKPDEYQRILDLIGREPTFTELGIFSAMWNEHCSYKSSKKWLRTLPTKGPRVIQGPGENAGVVDIDDGDCVVFKMESHNHPSYIEPYQGAATGVGGILRDVFTMGARPVAAMNALRFGEPDHPKTRHLVSGVVSGVGGYGNSFGVPTVGGEVEFDARYNGNILVNAFAAGIAKSNAIFLSEAKGVGLPVVYLGAKTGRDGVGGATMASAEFDESIEEKRPTVQVGDPFTEKCLLEACLELMQTGAVIAIQDMGAAGLTCSAVEMGAKGDLGILLELDKVPVREEQMTAYEMMLSESQERMLMVLQPEKEAEAKAIFVKWGLDFAIVGKTTDDLRFRVMHQGEEVANLPIKDLGDQAPEYDRPWRESGKHAPLPANLVAAPQDYGQALLQLVGSANQSSRRWVYEQYDTLIQGNSLQLPGGDAGVVRVDGHPSKALAFSSDVTPRYVEADPFEGGKQAVAECWRNITATGAEPLAATDNLNFGNPEKPEIMGQFVEAVKGIGEACRALDFPIVSGNVSLYNETNGVAILPTPTIAGVGLLPDWRKMARIGAASDGDKVIMIGVDGSHLGQSVYLRDVLASREGPAPEVDLFAERRNGDFVRSVIRNGQATACHDISSGGLAVALAEMAMASDKGLTIDLSESKGAPHALLFGEDQARYVLTIPADVADFVCANAEGAGVPFRRLGTVGGTSLAVGDLIALPIQQLRDAHESWFPDFMEGRGELAAE, encoded by the coding sequence ATTCTGGATCTGATCGGCCGCGAACCGACCTTTACCGAGCTCGGCATCTTCTCGGCCATGTGGAACGAGCACTGCTCTTACAAATCCTCGAAGAAATGGCTGCGCACGCTGCCGACCAAGGGGCCGCGCGTCATCCAGGGCCCGGGCGAAAATGCCGGCGTCGTCGATATCGATGACGGCGATTGCGTGGTCTTCAAGATGGAGAGCCACAACCACCCCTCCTATATCGAGCCTTACCAGGGGGCTGCGACCGGCGTCGGCGGCATCCTGCGCGACGTCTTCACCATGGGCGCCCGCCCGGTCGCCGCGATGAACGCCTTGCGCTTCGGCGAGCCGGATCATCCGAAGACCCGCCACCTCGTCTCCGGCGTCGTCTCCGGTGTCGGTGGTTACGGCAATTCCTTCGGCGTGCCGACGGTCGGCGGCGAAGTCGAGTTCGATGCCCGCTATAACGGCAATATCCTTGTCAACGCCTTTGCCGCCGGCATCGCCAAATCCAACGCCATCTTCCTGTCCGAAGCTAAGGGCGTCGGCCTGCCGGTCGTCTATCTCGGCGCCAAGACCGGCCGCGACGGCGTCGGCGGCGCAACGATGGCCTCGGCCGAATTCGACGAATCGATCGAGGAAAAGCGCCCGACCGTTCAGGTCGGCGACCCCTTCACCGAAAAATGCCTGCTCGAAGCCTGCCTCGAACTGATGCAGACCGGCGCCGTCATCGCCATCCAGGACATGGGTGCCGCCGGCCTCACCTGCTCGGCCGTCGAAATGGGCGCCAAGGGCGATCTCGGCATCCTGCTCGAACTCGATAAGGTGCCGGTGCGCGAAGAACAGATGACCGCCTACGAAATGATGCTGTCGGAAAGCCAGGAGCGCATGCTCATGGTGCTGCAGCCGGAGAAGGAAGCGGAAGCCAAGGCGATCTTCGTCAAATGGGGCCTCGACTTCGCCATCGTCGGCAAGACCACAGATGATCTGCGCTTCCGCGTGATGCATCAGGGCGAGGAAGTCGCCAACCTGCCGATCAAGGATCTCGGCGATCAGGCGCCGGAATATGATCGCCCCTGGCGCGAGTCCGGCAAACATGCCCCCCTGCCCGCCAACCTCGTCGCCGCCCCTCAGGATTATGGCCAGGCGCTGCTCCAACTCGTCGGCTCCGCCAACCAGTCGAGCCGCCGCTGGGTCTACGAGCAGTATGACACGCTGATCCAGGGCAATTCGCTGCAGCTTCCGGGCGGTGACGCCGGCGTCGTGCGTGTCGACGGCCACCCGAGCAAGGCGCTCGCCTTCTCCTCCGACGTGACGCCGCGTTATGTCGAGGCCGATCCCTTCGAAGGCGGCAAGCAGGCGGTCGCCGAATGCTGGCGCAACATCACCGCCACCGGCGCCGAGCCGCTCGCCGCCACCGACAATCTCAACTTCGGCAATCCCGAAAAGCCCGAAATCATGGGCCAGTTCGTCGAGGCGGTGAAGGGCATCGGCGAAGCCTGCCGCGCCCTCGATTTCCCGATCGTCTCAGGCAACGTCTCGCTCTACAACGAGACCAACGGCGTCGCCATCCTGCCGACCCCGACGATTGCAGGCGTCGGCCTGCTGCCGGATTGGCGCAAGATGGCCCGCATCGGTGCCGCCAGTGACGGCGACAAGGTGATCATGATCGGCGTCGACGGCAGCCATCTCGGCCAGTCGGTCTATCTCCGCGATGTGCTCGCCAGCCGCGAAGGTCCCGCCCCCGAGGTGGATCTGTTTGCCGAGCGCCGCAACGGCGATTTCGTCCGTTCCGTCATCCGCAACGGCCAGGCGACCGCCTGCCACGACATCTCCTCTGGCGGCCTTGCCGTAGCGCTCGCCGAAATGGCGATGGCGTCGGACAAGGGCCTGACGATCGATCTCAGCGAAAGCAAAGGTGCGCCGCATGCGCTGCTCTTCGGTGAAGACCAGGCACGATACGTGCTGACGATCCCAGCCGATGTCGCCGATTTCGTCTGCGCCAATGCCGAAGGCGCGGGCGTTCCTTTCCGCCGTCTCGGCACGGTCGGGGGAACGTCGCTTGCCGTCGGGGATCTCATCGCGCTGCCGATTCAGCAATTGCGCGATGCCCATGAATCGTGGTTCCCTGATTTCATGGAAGGCCGCGGCGAACTGGCTGCGGAATAA
- a CDS encoding BolA/IbaG family iron-sulfur metabolism protein, with amino-acid sequence MAMKPGDIEDMIKAGIPGAKVTIRDLAGDGDHYAAEVVAEAFRGKSRVQQHQMVYEALKGNMGGVLHALALQTSAPD; translated from the coding sequence ATGGCCATGAAACCCGGCGATATCGAAGACATGATCAAGGCTGGGATTCCCGGTGCCAAGGTGACGATCCGCGATCTGGCGGGCGACGGCGACCACTACGCCGCCGAAGTCGTCGCCGAAGCCTTCCGCGGCAAGAGCCGCGTGCAGCAGCACCAGATGGTCTACGAAGCACTGAAGGGCAATATGGGCGGCGTGTTGCACGCACTCGCGCTGCAGACCTCGGCGCCGGATTGA
- the grxD gene encoding Grx4 family monothiol glutaredoxin has product MSGIHEFIDNEIKSNDVVLFMKGTPQFPQCGFSGQVVQILDYIGVDYKGVNVLADSEIRQGIKEYSNWPTIPQLYIKGEFVGGCDIVREMFQAGELQQHLQENGITVRGAA; this is encoded by the coding sequence ATGAGCGGCATTCACGAATTCATCGACAACGAAATCAAGAGCAACGACGTCGTCCTCTTCATGAAGGGCACGCCGCAGTTTCCGCAGTGCGGTTTCTCCGGGCAGGTCGTGCAGATTCTCGATTACATCGGCGTCGACTACAAAGGCGTCAACGTGCTCGCCGATTCGGAGATCCGCCAAGGGATCAAGGAATATTCCAACTGGCCGACGATCCCGCAGCTTTACATCAAGGGTGAGTTTGTCGGCGGCTGCGACATCGTCCGGGAAATGTTCCAGGCCGGTGAGTTGCAGCAGCATCTCCAGGAAAACGGCATCACCGTGCGCGGCGCCGCCTGA
- a CDS encoding multidrug effflux MFS transporter has translation MGKREFIALAAFLMAVNSLAIDIMLPALQQIGASLGVESENHRQFVVSTYLLGFGCAQLFYGPLSDRFGRRTPLLVGLVIYILSAVSIVFVPSFAGLLALRFVQGVGSAATRVITVSIVRDIYGGRQMAEVMSLIMMVFMIVPVIAPGTGQIVMFFGNWHLIFLFIAAMATAIAVWAYLRLPETLHPTNVRPFTARSIFGAFKLVLTNRIALCYTIASTFIFGALFGFINSAQQVYVGIYDLGVYFPFAFAGVAIFMSLSSFFNSRFVGKLGMRRLSHGSLIGFITINTIWLIVQMASAEPMPFALFISFFGLAMFQFGWIGSNFNSLAMEPLGHVAGTASSVLGFMSTVGGALIGAGIGQAFDGTALPMVAGYFIVSIIGLIFVLIAEKGRLFQQQNPAV, from the coding sequence ATGGGCAAGCGTGAATTTATCGCGCTTGCCGCCTTTCTCATGGCCGTCAACTCCTTGGCGATCGATATCATGCTGCCGGCCCTGCAGCAGATCGGCGCGAGCCTCGGCGTCGAGAGTGAAAATCACCGCCAGTTCGTCGTCTCCACCTATCTGCTCGGCTTCGGCTGTGCCCAATTGTTCTACGGGCCGCTGTCTGACCGTTTCGGCCGCCGCACGCCGCTGTTGGTCGGTCTCGTCATCTACATTCTTTCCGCCGTCAGTATCGTCTTCGTCCCCTCCTTCGCGGGCTTGCTCGCCCTGCGCTTCGTCCAGGGCGTCGGTTCGGCGGCAACCCGTGTCATCACCGTCTCCATTGTGCGCGATATCTATGGCGGCCGGCAGATGGCCGAAGTCATGTCGCTGATCATGATGGTCTTCATGATCGTGCCGGTGATTGCACCCGGCACCGGCCAGATCGTCATGTTCTTCGGCAACTGGCACCTGATCTTCCTCTTCATCGCCGCCATGGCGACTGCAATCGCCGTCTGGGCCTATCTCCGCCTGCCGGAGACCCTGCATCCGACCAATGTCCGCCCCTTCACCGCCCGCTCGATCTTCGGCGCCTTCAAGCTGGTGCTGACCAATCGCATCGCCCTCTGCTACACCATCGCCAGCACCTTCATCTTCGGCGCGCTGTTCGGCTTCATCAATTCGGCCCAGCAGGTCTATGTCGGCATTTACGATCTCGGCGTCTATTTCCCCTTCGCCTTTGCCGGCGTGGCGATCTTCATGTCGCTGTCGTCCTTCTTCAACTCGCGCTTCGTCGGCAAGCTCGGCATGCGCCGCTTGTCGCACGGTTCGCTCATCGGCTTCATCACCATCAACACCATCTGGCTGATCGTCCAGATGGCGAGCGCCGAGCCAATGCCGTTTGCGCTGTTCATCTCCTTCTTCGGCCTGGCCATGTTCCAGTTCGGCTGGATCGGCTCGAACTTCAATTCGCTCGCCATGGAGCCGCTCGGCCACGTCGCCGGCACCGCCTCCTCCGTCCTCGGCTTCATGAGCACGGTCGGCGGCGCCCTGATCGGCGCCGGCATCGGCCAGGCCTTCGACGGCACCGCGCTGCCGATGGTCGCCGGTTATTTCATCGTGTCGATCATCGGGCTTATCTTCGTGCTGATCGCCGAAAAGGGCCGCCTCTTTCAGCAGCAGAATCCTGCCGTCTGA
- a CDS encoding multidrug effflux MFS transporter → MTPPHKPHQENQGSRRIGMGFGEFVVTIAIMTASIAMAIDSMLPALPNIGHSLGVTNTNDAQLIIGVFFLGFGVSQIFFGSLSDTFGRRNILLGGLVCYVVGMFAAAATGSFEMLLLMRFVQGVGGAAVRITTMAIVRDCFGGREMARVMSYVMIVFMIVPIVAPSIGQLIILYANWHWIFILLGITATILFIWAFLRLKESLPPEERLPLSVGSVLDGFKTVLTNRITCGYMVGLTMFTGVISAYVISVQQVFGEVYGLGDWLPIAFAATAGGIAVANFANGFFVRKFGMRRISHAALLIFTALSALGFFISLAAKPDFAIAYGIFTIVLMMFAVIATNFTAISLEPMGNLAGTATAVTGFVSTTFGAILGGLVGQMFNGTVQPLLGGFALFGVVTIAATLWAENGKLFTHPGDSPQLDPGAAHF, encoded by the coding sequence ATGACGCCGCCGCATAAACCGCACCAGGAAAACCAGGGCTCCCGCCGCATCGGCATGGGTTTCGGCGAGTTCGTCGTCACCATTGCCATCATGACCGCCAGCATCGCCATGGCCATCGACAGCATGCTGCCGGCATTGCCCAATATCGGCCATTCCCTCGGCGTCACCAACACCAACGACGCGCAGCTCATCATCGGCGTGTTCTTCCTGGGCTTCGGCGTCTCGCAGATATTCTTCGGCAGCCTTTCGGATACGTTCGGCCGCCGCAACATTTTGCTTGGCGGCCTGGTTTGCTACGTGGTTGGAATGTTTGCCGCCGCAGCAACCGGCAGTTTCGAAATGCTGCTCCTCATGCGCTTCGTTCAGGGCGTGGGCGGTGCCGCCGTGCGCATCACCACCATGGCCATCGTGCGCGACTGCTTCGGCGGCCGCGAGATGGCGCGTGTCATGTCCTATGTCATGATCGTCTTCATGATCGTGCCGATCGTCGCGCCATCCATCGGCCAGCTCATCATCCTCTATGCCAACTGGCACTGGATCTTCATCCTGCTCGGCATCACCGCCACCATCCTGTTCATCTGGGCGTTCCTGCGCCTGAAGGAATCGCTGCCGCCGGAAGAGCGCCTGCCGCTGTCGGTCGGTTCCGTCCTCGACGGCTTCAAGACCGTGCTCACCAACCGCATCACCTGCGGCTACATGGTTGGCCTCACCATGTTCACCGGCGTCATCAGCGCCTATGTGATCTCGGTGCAGCAGGTTTTCGGCGAGGTCTATGGCCTCGGCGACTGGCTGCCGATCGCCTTTGCGGCGACCGCCGGCGGCATCGCCGTCGCCAATTTCGCCAACGGCTTCTTCGTCCGCAAATTCGGCATGCGCCGCATCTCGCACGCCGCCCTGCTGATCTTTACGGCGCTGTCGGCTCTCGGCTTCTTCATTTCGCTGGCCGCCAAGCCGGATTTCGCCATCGCCTATGGCATCTTCACGATCGTGCTGATGATGTTTGCCGTCATCGCCACCAATTTCACCGCCATCAGCCTGGAGCCGATGGGCAATCTCGCCGGCACCGCCACCGCCGTCACCGGCTTCGTCTCAACGACATTCGGAGCCATTCTCGGCGGCCTGGTCGGCCAGATGTTCAACGGCACGGTCCAGCCCCTCCTCGGCGGCTTCGCGCTGTTCGGCGTGGTGACGATCGCCGCCACCCTCTGGGCTGAAAACGGAAAGCTCTTCACCCACCCGGGCGACAGCCCGCAGCTCGATCCGGGTGCGGCCCACTTCTGA
- a CDS encoding GNAT family N-acetyltransferase, giving the protein MDDPILIRPYAPSDADATIEIFLRAIQEVSSKDYSPAQIEAWAKVEDRSLWAERRISRPAWIAEIDGATVGFSDLTGDGCLDMMFVHPEFQGLGIASRLLGRVEEQALKLGFKRIYTEASRTARPFFEGKGFRVITRQTVEKRGQSLENFLMEKLYAE; this is encoded by the coding sequence ATGGACGACCCGATTCTGATCAGGCCTTACGCGCCAAGCGACGCGGACGCGACGATTGAGATTTTTCTGCGCGCCATCCAGGAAGTCTCGTCGAAAGACTATTCGCCTGCTCAGATCGAAGCTTGGGCAAAGGTCGAAGATCGCAGTCTTTGGGCGGAGCGAAGGATAAGCAGGCCAGCCTGGATCGCGGAAATCGATGGCGCGACGGTGGGCTTTTCCGATCTGACCGGCGACGGATGTCTGGATATGATGTTCGTCCACCCTGAGTTCCAGGGACTCGGAATTGCAAGCCGCCTCTTAGGCAGGGTGGAGGAGCAAGCTCTGAAGCTCGGCTTCAAGCGAATTTATACGGAAGCCAGCAGAACCGCCCGCCCGTTTTTCGAAGGCAAGGGTTTCCGTGTGATAACCAGGCAAACCGTCGAGAAACGCGGGCAAAGCCTGGAGAATTTCCTCATGGAAAAGCTCTACGCGGAATAG
- a CDS encoding inositol monophosphatase family protein: protein MSATVDVTVLADLLRRAAKAEILPRFRRLGQDEVRAKSEATDLVTEADEQAERMIKAEAERRWPGALFVGEETVAAEPALLDRLADANLAIVVDPVDGTFNFASGIPAFGVMASVISGGETIAGIIYDPMGDDWVMAEKGGGAWLRRPDGEARRLRAAEPVALDQMVGMASTGYLPQEKRAEILGNLAKVRFLTNYRCAAHEYRTLAGGHVHYLIYNKLMPWDHLAGTLISQEAGAHAARFDGSPYLPHHLDGGLLVAPDKASWELLRREVVTV from the coding sequence ATGAGTGCGACTGTCGACGTCACCGTTCTTGCCGATCTGTTGCGCCGCGCGGCGAAGGCGGAAATCCTGCCGCGCTTTCGCCGGCTCGGCCAGGACGAGGTACGCGCCAAGAGCGAGGCGACCGATCTCGTCACTGAGGCCGATGAGCAGGCTGAACGGATGATCAAGGCGGAAGCAGAGCGGCGTTGGCCAGGCGCGCTGTTCGTGGGCGAAGAAACGGTCGCTGCCGAGCCGGCGCTGCTCGACAGGCTCGCGGATGCCAATCTCGCCATCGTCGTCGATCCGGTCGACGGCACGTTCAATTTCGCGTCCGGCATCCCGGCTTTCGGCGTCATGGCTTCGGTCATTTCAGGCGGCGAGACGATTGCCGGCATCATCTACGATCCGATGGGCGACGATTGGGTGATGGCGGAAAAGGGGGGCGGCGCCTGGCTGCGGCGGCCGGATGGAGAGGCACGGCGGCTGCGCGCGGCAGAGCCTGTCGCGCTCGACCAGATGGTCGGCATGGCCTCGACCGGCTACCTGCCGCAGGAGAAGCGGGCCGAGATTCTCGGCAATCTCGCCAAGGTGCGTTTTCTCACCAACTACCGCTGCGCGGCCCATGAATACCGCACCCTTGCGGGCGGCCATGTGCATTACCTCATATACAACAAGCTGATGCCCTGGGATCATCTGGCCGGCACGCTGATCTCGCAGGAGGCCGGCGCCCATGCCGCCCGTTTCGACGGTTCTCCGTACCTGCCGCACCATCTCGATGGCGGGCTGCTGGTTGCGCCCGACAAGGCCTCGTGGGAGCTGCTGCGCCGTGAGGTCGTCACGGTCTGA
- a CDS encoding inositol monophosphatase family protein, whose product MSISDQDILFLGDCVKEAARAEIMPRFRNLGTADVSEKTSAIDVVTQADLLAEHRITAALKERFPAALVVGEEAYDADRSVVPALADAELAFVIDPVDGTFNFAAGLPVFGTMLAVTVRGETVAGIIHDPVLGDTVMAIKGAGAFLTRKDGQSSRLGVAEPAALNQMVGGISWGHMDDPDRSRISANMAKIKMTFAFNCSAYEYWMVASGKLHFIGHAKLMPWDHLAGVLAHQEAGGHTAKFDGTPYRPGETTGGIISAPDRESWLLIRREIIGI is encoded by the coding sequence ATGAGCATTTCAGATCAGGATATTCTCTTTCTCGGCGATTGCGTGAAGGAGGCGGCGCGCGCTGAAATCATGCCGCGTTTCCGCAATCTCGGCACGGCCGACGTTTCGGAAAAGACCTCGGCAATCGACGTGGTGACGCAGGCGGATCTGCTCGCCGAACACAGGATTACCGCGGCGCTGAAAGAGCGCTTTCCCGCCGCCCTCGTCGTCGGCGAGGAAGCCTATGACGCCGACCGGTCCGTCGTGCCGGCACTTGCCGATGCCGAACTCGCCTTTGTCATCGATCCTGTCGACGGCACCTTCAATTTCGCCGCCGGGCTTCCGGTCTTCGGGACGATGCTGGCGGTCACCGTCAGGGGCGAAACGGTCGCCGGCATCATTCACGATCCCGTCCTCGGCGATACGGTGATGGCGATCAAGGGAGCGGGCGCCTTCCTGACGCGGAAGGATGGGCAATCGAGCAGGCTTGGAGTGGCCGAGCCTGCCGCCTTGAACCAGATGGTCGGCGGCATCTCCTGGGGCCATATGGACGACCCGGATCGCTCGCGCATCTCCGCGAACATGGCGAAGATCAAGATGACCTTCGCTTTCAACTGCTCGGCCTATGAATATTGGATGGTCGCCTCCGGCAAGCTGCATTTCATCGGCCATGCGAAGCTGATGCCCTGGGATCACCTGGCCGGCGTGCTCGCGCACCAGGAGGCCGGCGGCCATACGGCGAAATTCGACGGCACGCCCTATCGCCCCGGTGAGACGACGGGCGGCATTATCTCTGCACCCGACAGGGAAAGCTGGCTGCTGATCCGCCGCGAGATCATCGGCATCTGA
- the ttcA gene encoding tRNA 2-thiocytidine(32) synthetase TtcA, translating to MNIATNIADELESGEAVTSGHALFVDAPHSVSFNKLRKRLLRQVRQAFDDFDMLKGQKRWLVGLSGGKDSYGLLALLLDLQWRGLLPVELIACNLDQGQPNFPKHVLPDYLTKIGVRHRIEYRDTYSIVKEKVPEGATYCSLCSRLRRGNLYRVAREEGCDALVLGHHREDILETFFMNFFHGGRLASMPAKLLNDEGDLMVLRPLAYAAEDDLAKFAVAMQFPIIPCDLCGSQDGLQRNAMKDMLADIERRMPGRKDTMLRALSHVNPSHLLDPKLFDFSNLNVTDPS from the coding sequence ATGAATATCGCAACCAACATTGCCGACGAATTGGAGAGTGGCGAGGCCGTGACCAGCGGCCATGCGCTGTTTGTCGATGCGCCGCATTCGGTCTCCTTCAACAAGCTGCGCAAGCGGCTGTTGAGGCAGGTGCGCCAGGCCTTCGACGATTTCGACATGCTGAAGGGGCAAAAGCGCTGGCTGGTCGGCCTTTCCGGCGGCAAGGATTCCTACGGGCTGCTGGCGCTGCTGCTCGATCTTCAATGGCGCGGACTGCTGCCGGTCGAGCTGATCGCTTGCAACCTCGACCAGGGGCAGCCGAACTTTCCCAAACATGTGCTGCCGGATTATCTGACGAAGATCGGCGTGCGGCACCGCATCGAGTATCGGGATACCTATTCGATCGTGAAAGAGAAGGTGCCGGAAGGCGCGACCTATTGCTCGCTCTGTTCGCGGTTGCGGCGCGGCAATCTCTATCGCGTCGCCCGGGAAGAAGGCTGCGATGCCCTGGTGCTTGGCCACCACCGCGAGGACATTCTCGAAACCTTCTTCATGAACTTCTTCCACGGCGGGCGGCTGGCCTCCATGCCGGCGAAGCTTCTGAACGATGAGGGCGACCTGATGGTGCTTCGCCCGCTCGCCTATGCCGCCGAGGACGACCTCGCCAAGTTCGCCGTTGCGATGCAATTTCCGATCATTCCCTGCGATCTCTGCGGCTCGCAGGACGGGCTGCAGCGCAATGCGATGAAGGATATGCTTGCCGATATCGAGCGGCGCATGCCGGGGCGCAAGGACACGATGCTGCGTGCGCTGTCGCATGTGAACCCGTCGCACCTGCTCGATCCGAAACTCTTCGACTTTTCCAACCTTAATGTCACCGATCCTTCATGA
- a CDS encoding glutaminase, which translates to MADLQAILDSIHTDILPRIGEGKVADYIPELAKVDPRQFGMAIVTVDGKVYRVGDADIAFSIQSISKVFMLTLALGKVGEGLWKRVGREPSGSAFNSIVQLEHESGIPRNPFINAGAIAVSDVVMAGHAPREAIGELLRFVRYLADDESITIDDKVARSETQTGYRNVALANFMRAYRNLDHPVEHVLGVYFHQCALSMSCEQLARAGLFLAARGSNPMTGHSVVSPKRARRINALMLTCGHYDGSGDFAYHVGLPGKSGVGGGIFAVAPGIASIAVWSPGLNKVGNSQLGAVALEMLAARTGWSVFGD; encoded by the coding sequence ATGGCGGATTTGCAGGCGATCCTCGATAGTATCCATACCGATATCCTGCCGCGCATCGGCGAGGGTAAGGTCGCCGACTATATTCCCGAGCTTGCCAAGGTCGATCCACGGCAGTTCGGCATGGCGATCGTCACCGTCGACGGCAAAGTCTATCGTGTCGGCGATGCCGATATCGCCTTCTCGATCCAGAGCATATCCAAAGTCTTCATGCTGACCTTGGCGCTTGGCAAGGTTGGAGAGGGTCTGTGGAAGCGTGTCGGGCGCGAACCGTCCGGATCGGCTTTCAACTCGATCGTCCAGCTCGAGCACGAGAGCGGCATCCCGCGCAATCCGTTCATCAATGCCGGCGCGATCGCCGTTTCCGACGTGGTCATGGCCGGGCATGCGCCGCGCGAGGCAATCGGCGAGCTGCTGCGCTTCGTGCGTTATCTCGCCGATGACGAGTCGATCACCATCGACGACAAGGTGGCGCGTTCGGAAACGCAGACGGGATATCGCAATGTCGCGCTCGCCAACTTCATGCGCGCCTACCGCAATCTCGACCATCCCGTCGAGCACGTGCTCGGCGTGTATTTCCACCAATGTGCGCTGTCGATGAGCTGCGAGCAGCTGGCCCGCGCCGGGCTGTTTCTCGCAGCGCGCGGCAGCAATCCGATGACGGGCCATTCCGTCGTGTCGCCGAAGCGGGCGCGGCGCATCAATGCGCTGATGCTGACCTGCGGCCATTACGACGGCTCGGGCGACTTCGCCTATCATGTCGGCCTGCCCGGCAAGAGCGGTGTTGGCGGCGGCATCTTCGCGGTTGCGCCCGGCATTGCCTCGATTGCGGTATGGTCGCCGGGGCTGAACAAGGTCGGCAACTCGCAGCTCGGCGCCGTGGCGCTGGAAATGCTGGCGGCGCGCACCGGTTGGTCGGTTTTCGGCGATTGA
- the rpsD gene encoding 30S ribosomal protein S4 — MSKRESSKYKIDRRMGENIWGRPKSPVNRREYGPGQHGQRRKGKLSDFGVQLRAKQKLKGYYGDLREKQFRAIFAEADRRKGDTSENLIGLLESRLDAIVYRAKFVPTVFAARQFVNHGHVTVNGVRVNIGSYRCKAGDVIEVREKSKQLVTVLEAVSLAERDVPDYIEVDHNKMVATFGRVPTLSDVPFPVVMEPHLVVEFYSR, encoded by the coding sequence ATGAGCAAGCGCGAATCGTCCAAGTATAAAATTGACCGCCGCATGGGCGAAAACATCTGGGGCCGTCCGAAGTCCCCGGTGAACCGCCGCGAATACGGCCCGGGCCAGCACGGCCAGCGCCGCAAGGGCAAGCTTTCGGACTTCGGTGTGCAGCTGCGCGCCAAGCAGAAGCTCAAGGGCTACTACGGTGACCTGCGCGAAAAGCAGTTCCGCGCGATCTTCGCCGAAGCCGACCGCCGCAAGGGCGACACCTCGGAAAACCTGATCGGTCTGCTGGAATCGCGCCTCGATGCGATCGTCTATCGCGCCAAGTTCGTTCCGACGGTCTTTGCTGCCCGTCAGTTCGTCAACCATGGCCACGTCACCGTCAACGGCGTGCGCGTCAACATCGGTTCGTACCGCTGCAAGGCCGGCGATGTCATCGAAGTTCGCGAGAAGTCGAAGCAGTTGGTGACCGTTCTGGAAGCCGTCAGCCTCGCAGAGCGCGACGTTCCGGATTATATCGAAGTCGATCACAACAAGATGGTCGCTACCTTCGGCCGCGTCCCGACGCTCAGCGACGTTCCGTTCCCGGTCGTCATGGAGCCACATCTGGTCGTCGAATTCTATTCGCGTTAA
- a CDS encoding GNAT family N-acetyltransferase, producing MIEMRPVLPKDLDLICRHREAMFAEAGRDAREIAAMNPAFRDWLKPRLQDGRYFGFIAEHDGHSVGGIGLMLVEWPPHPSHPSDDHRGYVLNVFVEHEQRERGIARLLMDAADREFRQRGIAYAILHTTKAGRPLYDRTGWVQTSEMAKTIQPVAG from the coding sequence ATGATCGAAATGCGTCCTGTTTTACCGAAAGACCTCGATCTCATATGCCGTCACCGCGAAGCGATGTTTGCCGAAGCTGGCAGGGATGCGCGTGAGATCGCTGCAATGAATCCCGCTTTTCGAGATTGGCTCAAGCCGCGCCTGCAAGATGGCCGATATTTCGGCTTCATTGCCGAACACGACGGGCATTCGGTGGGAGGCATTGGTCTGATGCTTGTCGAGTGGCCACCGCATCCCTCCCACCCGAGCGATGATCATCGAGGCTACGTGTTGAACGTGTTCGTCGAGCATGAGCAACGCGAACGTGGCATCGCACGCCTGCTCATGGATGCCGCAGATCGGGAATTCAGGCAGCGCGGGATCGCCTACGCCATTCTGCACACGACGAAGGCGGGACGACCGCTCTATGACCGAACAGGGTGGGTGCAAACTTCCGAGATGGCGAAAACAATCCAGCCTGTTGCTGGATGA